Proteins from one Amycolatopsis benzoatilytica AK 16/65 genomic window:
- a CDS encoding SRPBCC family protein has translation MWSTDYRAETEASPLAVWAALRALHSGQRLSERSDRFELHGPFAKGTEISVTPQGQDTFRSRITELVENEVYEDETSFGDLRLRFRHTLAVRPDGGTVVTHRLEIDGEGADDTGPELGPQISEDFPVAMRDLLAFAERSVR, from the coding sequence TACCGCGCCGAGACCGAGGCCAGTCCGCTGGCGGTGTGGGCGGCGCTTCGCGCACTGCACAGCGGGCAACGGCTGAGCGAGCGGAGCGACCGGTTCGAGCTGCACGGGCCGTTCGCGAAAGGGACCGAAATTTCGGTTACGCCGCAAGGCCAAGACACCTTCCGTTCGCGCATCACCGAACTGGTGGAGAACGAGGTCTACGAGGACGAGACCAGCTTCGGCGACCTGCGCCTGCGCTTCCGGCACACGCTGGCGGTGCGGCCGGACGGCGGCACCGTCGTGACGCACCGCCTCGAAATCGACGGCGAGGGCGCTGACGACACCGGGCCGGAACTCGGTCCGCAGATCAGCGAGGACTTCCCGGTCGCGATGCGTGACCTGCTCGCCTTCGCCGAGCGGAGCGTGCGATGA